Proteins from one Psilocybe cubensis strain MGC-MH-2018 chromosome 11, whole genome shotgun sequence genomic window:
- a CDS encoding DDB1- and CUL4-associated factor 13 → MERMFAKPLVDSLEGHIDAVEVLYRRPGSLTGVASGSWDGGIILHNLATRKPIAKIPQAHKGKRQGYASLRMVKGFLAAVSIPLNVFPGKLRLSEDQSIHLLTFPTSTETITSVRFNERIIGARKYRIRRDIHAVRYQDWKG, encoded by the exons atggaaaggatgTTCGCGAAGCCGCTTGTGGACAGTCTGGAAGGGCACATCGATGCTGTTGAGGTCCTGTACAGGCGACCTGGCTCCCTAACAGGTGTGGCCAGTGGAAGCTGGGATGGAG GAATAATCCTCCACAATCTTGCAACCCGAAAACCGATCGCCAAAATTCCCCAGGCGCACAAGGGAAAGCGTCAGGGCTATGCTTCTCTCCGgatggtcaaaggcttcttaGCTGCGGTGTCGATC CCTCTTAATGTATTCCCGGGAAAGCTGCGTTTAAGCGAGGATCAATCTATCCATCTTCTCACTTTCCCAACATCAACCGAAACTATCACATCTGTACGATTTAATGAGCGAATCATCGGTGCTCGCAAGTATAGGATCCGACGGGACATTCACGCTGTACGATATCAGGACTGGAAAGGCTGA